One genomic segment of Alicycliphilus denitrificans K601 includes these proteins:
- a CDS encoding M3 family metallopeptidase translates to MNNPLLDFSGHIPFDRITPADVAPAVDRLLERANAALETVTQPDFPARWDSIARVLDVATEELGRSFGAVSHLSSVADTPELRAAYNAALPRVTEFWTRLGADERLYAKYKAIDPATLNAEQRQALGNAMRNFRLSGAELQGAAKQRFAAIQERQAELQQKFSENVLDATDAFAYYASADELEGVPADVVQAARAAAEGEGKEGYKLTLKMPCYLPVMQFARSSALRETLYHAYVTRASDQAAGDAVRFDNSAVMAEILALRQEEARLLGYDNFGQVSLVPKMAHTPEQVTHFLRDLARRARPFAEKDVADLRAFAAEQLNLPDPQPWDWPYVSEKLKEARYAFSEQEVKQYFPAPKVLAGLFKIVETLFEVAIRPDQAPVWNPAVEFYRIERGGQLVGQFYLDQPARNAKRGGAWMDDARARWLRPDTGQLQTPVAHLVCNFAEGVQGRPPLLTHDDVITLFHEFGHGLHHMLTQVNERDVSGISGVEWDAVELPSQFMENFCWEWEVLRHMTAHVETGEPLPRALYDKMIAAKNFQAGMQTLRQIEFALFDMLLHTGHDPKDDPLPLLESVRDEVAVLRPPAFSRTPHSFSHIFAGGYAAGYYSYKWAEVLSADAYAAFEETAGEDGMPDIGTGRRYRQSILEAGGSRPAMESFKAFRGREPTLDALLRHQGMAS, encoded by the coding sequence ATGAACAACCCCCTCCTCGACTTCTCCGGCCACATCCCGTTCGATCGCATCACGCCGGCCGACGTGGCTCCGGCCGTGGACCGGCTGCTCGAACGCGCCAACGCCGCGCTGGAAACCGTCACCCAGCCGGACTTCCCGGCGCGCTGGGACTCGATAGCCCGCGTGCTCGACGTGGCCACCGAGGAACTGGGCCGCTCCTTCGGCGCCGTGAGCCACCTGAGCAGCGTGGCCGACACACCCGAGCTGCGCGCCGCCTACAACGCCGCCCTGCCCCGGGTCACCGAGTTCTGGACCCGCCTGGGCGCCGACGAGCGCCTGTACGCCAAGTACAAGGCCATCGACCCTGCCACGCTCAACGCCGAGCAGCGCCAGGCCCTCGGCAACGCCATGCGCAACTTCCGCCTCTCGGGCGCCGAGCTGCAGGGCGCGGCCAAGCAGCGCTTCGCGGCCATCCAGGAACGCCAGGCCGAGCTGCAGCAGAAATTCAGCGAGAACGTGCTCGACGCCACCGACGCCTTCGCCTACTACGCGAGCGCCGATGAGCTCGAAGGCGTGCCCGCCGACGTCGTCCAGGCCGCGCGCGCCGCGGCTGAAGGAGAGGGCAAGGAGGGCTACAAGCTCACGCTGAAGATGCCCTGCTACCTGCCGGTGATGCAGTTCGCCAGGAGCAGCGCGCTGCGCGAGACGCTCTACCACGCCTACGTCACGCGCGCCTCCGACCAGGCCGCGGGCGACGCCGTGCGCTTCGACAACAGCGCCGTCATGGCCGAGATCCTGGCGCTGCGCCAGGAAGAGGCGCGGCTGCTGGGCTACGACAACTTCGGCCAGGTATCGCTGGTGCCCAAGATGGCCCACACGCCGGAGCAGGTCACGCACTTCCTGCGCGACCTCGCGCGCCGCGCGCGCCCCTTCGCGGAGAAGGACGTGGCCGACTTGCGCGCCTTCGCCGCCGAACAGCTGAACCTGCCCGACCCGCAGCCCTGGGACTGGCCCTACGTCTCCGAAAAGCTCAAGGAGGCGCGCTATGCCTTCAGCGAACAAGAGGTCAAGCAGTACTTCCCGGCGCCCAAGGTGTTGGCCGGGCTGTTCAAGATCGTCGAGACGCTGTTCGAGGTCGCCATTCGCCCCGACCAGGCCCCCGTGTGGAACCCCGCCGTGGAGTTCTACCGCATCGAGCGCGGCGGCCAGCTCGTCGGCCAGTTCTACCTGGACCAGCCCGCCCGCAACGCCAAGCGCGGCGGCGCCTGGATGGACGACGCCCGCGCGCGCTGGCTGCGCCCCGACACGGGCCAGCTGCAGACCCCCGTGGCGCACCTCGTGTGCAACTTCGCCGAGGGCGTGCAGGGCCGCCCGCCGCTGCTCACGCACGACGACGTGATCACCCTGTTCCACGAGTTCGGCCACGGCCTGCACCACATGCTCACGCAGGTGAACGAACGCGACGTCTCGGGCATCAGCGGCGTGGAATGGGATGCCGTGGAGCTGCCCAGCCAGTTCATGGAGAACTTCTGCTGGGAGTGGGAGGTGCTCAGGCACATGACCGCCCACGTGGAGACGGGCGAGCCCCTGCCGCGCGCGCTCTACGACAAGATGATCGCGGCCAAGAACTTCCAGGCCGGCATGCAGACGCTGCGCCAGATCGAGTTCGCGCTGTTCGACATGCTGCTGCACACCGGGCACGACCCGAAGGACGACCCGCTGCCCCTGCTCGAGAGCGTGCGCGACGAGGTCGCGGTGCTCAGGCCCCCGGCCTTCAGCCGCACGCCCCACAGCTTCAGCCACATCTTCGCGGGCGGCTACGCGGCCGGCTACTACAGCTACAAGTGGGCCGAGGTGCTCTCGGCCGACGCCTACGCCGCCTTCGAGGAAACCGCCGGCGAGGACGGCATGCCCGACATCGGGACCGGCCGGCGCTACCGCCAGAGCATCCTGGAGGCCGGCGGCAGCCGCCCCGCGATGGAGTCCTTCAAGGCCTTCCGTGGCCGCGAGCCCACGCTGGACGCGCTGCTGCGCCACCAGGGCATGGCATCATGA
- a CDS encoding glutaredoxin family protein, producing the protein MTFIRHAAAAAACTLLALAAQAQQVYRIVGPDGRVTFSDRPPAAGAEAAPVGAGAQGSGGSEALPYQLRQIAARFPVTLYTGSDCAPCDSARNLLVSRGVPFTERTVGSNEDIEALRRLSGESSLPFGTIGGQQLKGFSDSEWSQYLDAAGYPRQSQLPPGYRRPPATPLVAVQARPAVPEAESAPAAPAARPAAPATPPTGRTPANPAGIVF; encoded by the coding sequence ATGACCTTCATCCGCCATGCCGCCGCGGCGGCGGCCTGCACGCTGCTGGCCCTGGCCGCGCAGGCCCAGCAGGTCTACCGCATCGTGGGGCCGGATGGCAGGGTCACGTTCTCCGACCGACCGCCCGCCGCCGGCGCCGAAGCTGCGCCGGTCGGCGCCGGAGCGCAAGGCAGCGGCGGCAGCGAAGCCCTGCCCTACCAGCTGCGCCAGATCGCCGCGCGCTTTCCCGTGACGCTGTACACCGGCAGCGACTGCGCGCCCTGCGACAGTGCGCGCAACCTGCTCGTCAGCCGCGGCGTCCCGTTCACGGAGCGCACCGTGGGCAGCAACGAGGACATCGAGGCGCTCAGGCGGCTCAGCGGCGAATCCAGCCTGCCGTTCGGCACCATAGGCGGGCAGCAGCTCAAGGGCTTTTCCGACAGCGAGTGGAGCCAGTACCTGGACGCGGCCGGCTATCCCCGCCAGTCGCAGCTGCCCCCCGGCTACCGCCGCCCCCCGGCAACCCCGCTCGTCGCCGTGCAGGCCAGGCCTGCGGTACCGGAGGCAGAGAGCGCGCCTGCGGCCCCCGCAGCACGCCCCGCGGCGCCCGCCACGCCACCCACCGGCCGCACGCCCGCCAACCCGGCGGGCATCGTCTTTTAG
- the rpiA gene encoding ribose-5-phosphate isomerase RpiA, with amino-acid sequence MTAPTSLSQDELKTLVGRAALDYVVPGEIVGVGTGSTVNKFIDALATVKERIGGAVSSSEASTARLKALGIPVLDANEVASLSVYIDGADEIDGRGYMVKGGGAALTREKIVAALAQRFVCIADESKLVSVLGAFPLPVEVIPMAASQIARRFESLGGQATLRLRDGRPLVTDNGQHILDVRGLAIGDPLAFESEVNQWPGVVTVGVFARQKAHVCLLGTAQGVRTLKF; translated from the coding sequence ATGACTGCACCCACATCCCTCTCCCAAGACGAACTCAAGACCCTGGTCGGCCGGGCCGCGCTGGACTACGTGGTGCCCGGCGAGATCGTGGGCGTGGGCACGGGCTCCACGGTCAACAAGTTCATCGATGCGCTGGCGACGGTCAAGGAGCGCATCGGCGGCGCGGTATCGAGCTCGGAGGCCAGCACCGCGCGGCTCAAGGCGCTGGGCATCCCGGTGCTCGACGCCAACGAGGTGGCCTCGCTGTCGGTCTACATCGACGGCGCCGACGAGATCGACGGCCGCGGCTACATGGTCAAGGGCGGCGGCGCGGCGCTCACGCGCGAGAAGATCGTGGCGGCGCTGGCGCAGCGCTTCGTCTGCATCGCGGACGAGTCCAAGCTGGTCAGCGTGCTGGGCGCTTTCCCGCTGCCGGTCGAGGTGATTCCCATGGCCGCGTCGCAGATCGCGCGGCGTTTCGAGTCGCTGGGTGGGCAGGCCACGCTGCGCCTCAGGGACGGCCGGCCGCTCGTGACCGACAACGGCCAGCACATCCTTGACGTTCGGGGCCTGGCGATCGGCGACCCGCTGGCGTTCGAGAGCGAGGTGAACCAGTGGCCCGGCGTGGTCACCGTGGGCGTGTTCGCGCGCCAGAAGGCCCATGTGTGCCTGCTGGGCACGGCGCAGGGCGTGCGCACGCTGAAGTTCTAA
- the folD gene encoding bifunctional methylenetetrahydrofolate dehydrogenase/methenyltetrahydrofolate cyclohydrolase FolD encodes MTAQLIDGNALSRQLRAQVAQRTQALKARGITPGLAVVLVGDNPASQVYVRNKVKACEDVGFHSVLEKYDASMTEAELLARVEALNNDPAIHGILVQLPLPKHIDDHKVIEAISPLKDVDGFHVASAGALMVGEVGFKACTPYGCMKMLESIGMKDLRGKHAVVIGRSNIVGKPMAMMLLAANATVTICHSGTADLAAMTRQADIVVAAVGKRGVLTADMVKPGAVVIDVGMNRNDEGKLCGDVDFDGVKEVAGYITPVPGGVGPMTITMLLVNTLEAAERL; translated from the coding sequence ATGACTGCCCAACTGATTGACGGCAACGCCCTCTCGCGCCAGCTGCGCGCGCAAGTCGCCCAGCGCACCCAAGCACTGAAGGCGCGCGGCATCACCCCGGGCCTGGCCGTCGTGCTGGTGGGCGACAACCCGGCCAGCCAGGTCTACGTGCGCAACAAGGTCAAGGCCTGCGAGGACGTGGGCTTCCACTCGGTGCTGGAGAAGTACGACGCCAGCATGACCGAGGCCGAGCTGTTGGCGCGCGTCGAGGCGCTGAACAACGACCCGGCCATCCACGGCATCCTGGTGCAGTTGCCATTGCCCAAGCACATAGACGACCACAAGGTCATCGAGGCCATCTCGCCCCTGAAGGACGTGGACGGCTTCCACGTCGCGAGCGCCGGCGCGCTCATGGTGGGCGAGGTCGGCTTCAAGGCCTGCACGCCCTATGGCTGCATGAAGATGCTCGAATCCATCGGCATGAAGGACCTGCGCGGCAAGCACGCGGTCGTCATCGGCCGCAGCAACATCGTCGGCAAGCCCATGGCCATGATGCTGCTGGCGGCCAACGCCACGGTCACCATCTGCCACAGCGGCACGGCGGATCTCGCCGCCATGACACGCCAGGCCGACATCGTGGTCGCCGCCGTGGGCAAGCGGGGCGTGCTCACGGCCGACATGGTCAAGCCCGGCGCCGTGGTCATCGACGTGGGCATGAACCGCAACGACGAGGGCAAGCTCTGTGGCGACGTGGATTTCGACGGCGTGAAGGAAGTGGCTGGCTACATCACCCCCGTGCCCGGCGGCGTCGGCCCCATGACCATCACCATGCTGCTGGTCAACACGCTCGAAGCGGCGGAGCGCCTCTGA
- a CDS encoding quinone-dependent dihydroorotate dehydrogenase, with protein sequence MSLLPYAFARPFLFGMDAEAAHELTMDMLARGQRTPLQWAWCNETVSDPVQLAGLTFPNRVGLAAGLDKNARCIDALAAMGFGFVEVGTVTPKAQPGNPKPRMFRLPEARALINRLGFNNEGLDAFIANVRRSQVRAQGKPLLLGLNIGKNAATPIEQATGDYLACLEGVYPHADYVTVNISSPNTQNLRALQSDEALDALLGAIADHREKLAAAQGRRVPIFVKIAPDLNEAQVAVIAATLTRHGMDGVVATNTTIARDAVQGLPHAGEAGGLSGAPVREASNAVIRQLRAALGPAFPIVGVGGVMSAEDAVGKIRAGADVVQIYTGLIYEGPALVSRAARAIRAMR encoded by the coding sequence ATGTCCCTACTTCCCTACGCCTTCGCCCGCCCTTTTCTCTTCGGCATGGACGCCGAAGCCGCCCACGAACTGACCATGGACATGCTGGCGCGCGGCCAGCGCACGCCCCTGCAATGGGCCTGGTGCAATGAAACGGTGAGTGATCCCGTGCAGCTGGCCGGGCTGACCTTTCCCAACCGCGTGGGCCTGGCCGCGGGGCTGGACAAGAACGCGCGCTGCATCGACGCCCTGGCCGCCATGGGCTTCGGCTTCGTCGAGGTGGGCACGGTCACCCCAAAGGCGCAGCCCGGCAACCCCAAGCCGCGCATGTTCCGCCTGCCCGAGGCGCGCGCGCTCATCAACCGTCTGGGCTTCAACAACGAGGGGCTGGACGCCTTCATCGCCAACGTGCGCCGCTCGCAGGTGCGCGCCCAGGGCAAGCCCCTGCTGCTGGGCCTGAACATCGGCAAGAACGCCGCCACGCCCATCGAGCAGGCCACGGGCGACTACCTAGCCTGCCTGGAGGGCGTGTACCCCCACGCGGACTACGTGACGGTGAACATCAGCTCGCCCAACACCCAGAACCTGCGCGCACTGCAGAGCGACGAGGCGCTGGACGCGCTGCTGGGCGCGATTGCCGACCACCGCGAGAAGCTGGCCGCCGCCCAGGGCCGGCGCGTGCCCATCTTCGTGAAGATCGCCCCCGACCTGAACGAGGCGCAGGTCGCCGTGATCGCCGCCACGCTCACGCGCCACGGCATGGACGGCGTGGTCGCCACCAACACCACCATCGCCCGTGACGCCGTACAGGGCCTGCCCCACGCGGGCGAGGCCGGCGGCCTGAGCGGCGCGCCCGTGCGCGAAGCCAGCAACGCCGTCATCCGCCAGCTGCGCGCCGCGCTGGGCCCGGCCTTCCCCATCGTCGGCGTGGGCGGCGTCATGAGCGCCGAAGACGCCGTCGGCAAGATCCGCGCGGGCGCCGACGTGGTACAGATCTACACCGGCCTGATCTACGAGGGCCCCGCCCTCGTGAGCCGCGCCGCGCGCGCCATCCGGGCCATGCGCTGA
- a CDS encoding PAS domain S-box protein produces MDPAETSAPPAAAAVKAPARWWRSWWRSLSPGRQDRFAALAPLASVLMFMAAIAVSFWYLRTEEIEREKEALKRDVEYAQQRVRLRLLERQEQVMRIARDLSNGDLTRSDFVGRAEALISQYPELQAITWIDERRRIRASHAAPTVTSNQLRVSGEVLKTGEAADLFRLARDMQQPVYSQPEAGSDDAAPLLQLQVPLSPQGKFGGVVLAEYSIDSLLRYATPTEVLARYAVTLIDGQGRTLAGTPLAPRHNALLPWTTRANEYEIPVSPVGNGLVLRAQAYRTSLGMVGSGLFWLVGTLSAMTTWMLIATWRHTRRRMQAQQALVAETNFRRAMENSILTGMRALDLEGRITYVNAAFCQMTGWTQEELIGQTPPYSYWPEAEYEKLHANLREELSGKTVPGGFQVRVRRKSGTLFDARLYVSPLIDARGQQTGWMTSMTDITEPNRVREQLTASHERFTIVLEALDASVSVAPLGSQELLFANRLYRQWFGSQTSGHLEMVAQAGVLPAHGGGVDGHEDDSLMGLLASDPLAHAHSENAEIYRPDLGKWLEVRSRYLNWVDGRLAQMVIATDITPRRQAEELAARQAERAESVSRLITMGEMASSVAHELNQPLTAISNYCSGMVSRIQGGQLSEEALLAALKKTAHQAQRAGQIIQRIRAFVKKSEPNRTLADVHEMVSEALELASIELRRHNVRLTHYVAARLPQVMADTILIEQVLINLMKNGAESIAQAQRPPALRSVELRVVPRQVDGCDVIEFSVQDTGRGLAPEVLAHLFEAFFSTKSEGMGIGLNLCRSIVESHHGRMHAENLYNADEVTGCRFSFWLPLANTAETTINSAATSTPGTIA; encoded by the coding sequence ATGGACCCCGCCGAAACATCTGCCCCCCCCGCCGCCGCCGCCGTGAAAGCGCCGGCCCGCTGGTGGCGTTCCTGGTGGCGCAGCCTCTCGCCCGGGCGCCAGGACCGTTTCGCCGCGCTGGCGCCGCTGGCGTCCGTGCTGATGTTCATGGCCGCCATCGCGGTGTCCTTCTGGTATTTGCGCACGGAAGAGATCGAGCGCGAGAAAGAGGCCCTCAAACGCGACGTGGAATATGCCCAGCAGCGCGTGCGCCTGCGCCTGCTCGAACGCCAGGAGCAGGTCATGCGCATCGCGCGCGACCTCTCCAACGGGGACCTCACGCGCAGCGACTTCGTGGGCCGCGCCGAGGCGCTCATCAGCCAGTACCCCGAGCTGCAGGCCATCACCTGGATCGACGAACGCCGGCGCATCCGCGCGAGCCACGCCGCCCCCACGGTGACGAGCAACCAGCTGCGCGTGAGCGGCGAAGTGCTCAAGACGGGCGAGGCGGCAGACCTCTTCAGGCTCGCGCGCGACATGCAGCAGCCGGTGTACTCCCAGCCCGAGGCTGGCAGCGACGACGCCGCGCCCCTGCTGCAGTTGCAGGTGCCGCTGTCGCCGCAGGGCAAGTTCGGCGGCGTGGTGCTGGCGGAATACTCGATCGACAGCCTGCTGCGCTACGCCACCCCCACGGAGGTGCTGGCGCGCTACGCCGTCACGCTCATCGACGGCCAGGGGCGCACACTGGCCGGCACGCCGCTGGCGCCCCGGCACAACGCCCTGCTGCCCTGGACCACCAGGGCCAACGAGTACGAGATCCCGGTCTCCCCCGTGGGCAACGGTCTGGTGCTGCGCGCCCAGGCCTACCGCACCTCGCTGGGCATGGTGGGCAGCGGCCTGTTCTGGCTCGTAGGCACGCTGAGCGCCATGACCACGTGGATGCTGATCGCCACCTGGCGCCATACGCGCCGGCGCATGCAGGCCCAGCAGGCGCTGGTGGCGGAGACCAATTTCCGCCGCGCCATGGAAAACTCCATCCTCACCGGCATGCGCGCGCTGGACCTGGAGGGCCGCATCACCTACGTGAACGCCGCCTTCTGCCAGATGACAGGGTGGACCCAGGAAGAGCTGATCGGCCAGACCCCGCCCTACAGCTACTGGCCCGAGGCCGAGTACGAGAAGCTGCACGCCAACCTGCGCGAGGAACTCTCGGGCAAGACCGTGCCCGGGGGGTTCCAGGTGCGCGTGCGGCGCAAGAGCGGCACGCTGTTCGACGCGCGCCTGTACGTCTCGCCGCTGATCGACGCCCGCGGCCAGCAGACGGGCTGGATGACGTCGATGACCGACATCACCGAGCCCAACCGCGTGCGCGAGCAGCTCACGGCCTCGCACGAGCGCTTCACCATCGTGCTCGAGGCGCTGGACGCCTCGGTGTCCGTCGCACCGCTGGGCAGCCAGGAGCTGCTGTTCGCCAACCGCCTGTACCGCCAGTGGTTCGGCTCGCAGACCAGCGGCCACCTGGAGATGGTCGCGCAGGCGGGCGTGCTGCCCGCGCACGGCGGCGGCGTGGACGGGCACGAGGACGACAGCCTCATGGGCCTGCTGGCCTCCGATCCCCTGGCCCATGCCCACTCGGAGAACGCCGAGATCTACCGGCCCGACCTGGGCAAGTGGCTGGAGGTGCGCTCGCGCTACCTGAACTGGGTGGACGGGCGCCTGGCGCAAATGGTGATCGCCACCGACATCACGCCGCGCCGCCAGGCCGAGGAACTGGCCGCGCGCCAGGCCGAGCGCGCCGAGTCGGTGAGCCGCCTCATTACCATGGGCGAGATGGCCTCGAGCGTGGCGCACGAGCTCAACCAGCCGCTCACCGCCATCAGCAACTACTGCAGCGGCATGGTCTCGCGCATCCAGGGCGGCCAGCTCAGCGAAGAGGCCCTGCTCGCCGCGCTGAAGAAGACCGCCCACCAGGCCCAGCGCGCGGGCCAGATCATCCAGCGCATCCGCGCCTTCGTGAAGAAGAGCGAGCCCAACCGCACGCTGGCCGACGTGCACGAGATGGTCAGCGAGGCGCTGGAGCTGGCCAGCATCGAACTGCGCCGCCACAACGTGCGCCTGACGCATTACGTGGCGGCCCGCCTGCCCCAAGTCATGGCCGACACCATTCTGATCGAGCAAGTGCTGATCAACCTGATGAAGAACGGCGCCGAATCTATCGCCCAGGCCCAGCGCCCGCCGGCGCTGCGCAGCGTGGAGCTGCGCGTGGTGCCGCGCCAGGTGGACGGCTGCGACGTGATCGAGTTCTCGGTGCAGGACACCGGCAGGGGTTTGGCGCCCGAGGTACTGGCCCATCTGTTCGAGGCCTTCTTCTCCACCAAGAGCGAGGGCATGGGCATCGGCCTGAACCTGTGCCGCAGCATCGTCGAATCGCACCACGGACGCATGCACGCCGAGAACCTCTACAATGCCGACGAGGTCACCGGTTGCCGGTTCTCTTTCTGGCTGCCGCTCGCCAACACGGCCGAGACCACTATCAATTCCGCAGCAACGTCAACCCCTGGGACTATTGCATGA
- a CDS encoding response regulator transcription factor, with protein MSLIPKKGTVYVVDDDEAVRDSLQWLLEGKDYRVRCFDSAESFLTRYDPREVACLIVDIRMGGMTGLELQDRLVERKSPLPIVFITGHGDVPMAVNTMKKGALDFIQKPFDEEELLGLVERMLDRAREAFAGHQQAASRDALLSKLTGREAQVLERIVAGRLNKQIADDLGISIKTVEAHRANIMEKLNANTVADLLKIALGQQAAKA; from the coding sequence ATGAGCTTGATTCCGAAAAAAGGCACCGTCTATGTCGTCGATGACGACGAAGCCGTCCGCGATTCACTTCAGTGGCTGCTCGAAGGCAAGGACTACCGCGTACGCTGCTTTGATTCGGCCGAGTCCTTTCTCACCCGCTACGACCCGCGCGAGGTGGCCTGCCTGATCGTGGATATCCGCATGGGCGGCATGACCGGCCTGGAGCTGCAGGACCGGCTGGTGGAGCGCAAGTCGCCCCTGCCCATCGTGTTCATTACCGGCCATGGCGACGTGCCCATGGCCGTCAACACCATGAAGAAGGGCGCGCTCGACTTCATCCAGAAACCCTTCGACGAGGAAGAACTGCTCGGCCTGGTCGAGCGCATGCTGGACCGCGCCCGCGAGGCTTTCGCCGGCCACCAGCAGGCCGCCAGCCGAGACGCGCTGCTGTCCAAGCTCACCGGCCGCGAGGCCCAGGTGCTCGAGCGCATCGTCGCCGGCCGCCTGAACAAGCAGATCGCCGACGACCTGGGGATCAGCATCAAGACCGTTGAGGCGCACCGCGCCAACATCATGGAAAAGCTCAACGCCAACACCGTGGCGGACCTGCTCAAGATCGCCCTGGGGCAGCAAGCAGCCAAGGCCTGA